Proteins encoded in a region of the uncultured Paludibaculum sp. genome:
- a CDS encoding multiheme c-type cytochrome, with product MRAQTIAVLAIGFGALLGMGGAAPKKPVYVGARACGQCHDGAGMGNQYSKWLTTKHSKAYAVLSLPESTEMTKRSGLRGQPWKEPICLGCHSTASTAEDWEKDDAFRPEDGLQCESCHGPGSEYTSEEVMRNPAEAMKAGLRLPTEDTCLGCHLEKGSHTAVNPNSTVDIKKAIPRIAHPLAKPSQLRAPPAPRGGDFIGSSACGACHKGPEHGHQWDVWRRSDHARAWAVLSTADGRRIANEMKVTGDPQMSKQCLGCHAVGAEANEGVGCEACHGAGKKYATETVMKDPAAAKAAGLRIPSTTGCNHCHRETHGKTFDAAAAWTKIAHPTKIPPPPEEIRYKTPLNLTFRPHTTELWVTCEAGNVVSIVDTVSRRKQTEIAVGHAPTDVAFTPDGKQAFVSNRESDTVSVIDTERRQVTSTLKVGDEPHGVLTDAQGRRLYVLNTSSNDIYVFDVATLQIVKTLSGGRGPWSLALSPNGRSIAVTSTFSNLTGFRKPLKSEITLIDTERSAVTDRPMVAGTNLMAGVAWHPSGEFALATMNRTKNLIPMTRLMQGWTITNGLAVLWADGTVDQVLLDQPGQGFSDATDVAITNDGRYALVTSSGTDRVAVVDCAKLRQMLKTATKQQREEVIPNHLGKSAEFLTGFIPTQTSPRGVTMGPDGRFAYVANAIDDSLTVIDLKTLQPAGRISLDGPKEITLQRKGEQLFHNAKISFRRQFACHSCHPDGHVDGITYDIEADGIGVSPVDNRTLRGIYDTAPFKWEGTNATLRRQCGPRLSVFFTRNLPFTNEELDALDYYITTIQRPPNRHHTPGEMYTPAQKRGKAIFERGTANDGRVIPLENRCVTCHMPPYYTSRKKFDVGTQQALDRQGLFDVPHLNNIYDSAPYLHNGMAATLEEIWTVHNPYDKHGVTNDMTKDQLNDLIEYLKTL from the coding sequence ATGCGGGCGCAGACCATAGCGGTGCTGGCCATCGGATTCGGAGCCTTGCTCGGAATGGGCGGCGCGGCTCCGAAGAAGCCGGTGTATGTGGGCGCGCGGGCATGCGGCCAGTGCCACGACGGCGCCGGCATGGGCAACCAGTACAGCAAGTGGCTGACGACGAAACACTCGAAGGCCTATGCCGTGCTCTCTTTGCCCGAGTCCACGGAGATGACGAAGCGCAGCGGCCTGCGTGGCCAGCCGTGGAAAGAGCCCATCTGCCTGGGGTGTCATTCGACGGCGTCGACCGCTGAGGATTGGGAGAAGGACGACGCGTTCCGGCCCGAAGATGGCCTGCAATGCGAATCGTGCCATGGGCCGGGCAGCGAGTATACGAGTGAAGAGGTGATGCGGAACCCGGCCGAGGCCATGAAGGCGGGTTTGCGGCTTCCGACCGAGGATACCTGCCTGGGCTGCCATCTGGAAAAGGGTTCCCACACGGCTGTGAACCCCAACTCCACGGTGGACATCAAGAAGGCCATTCCGCGCATTGCGCATCCGCTGGCGAAGCCGTCGCAGCTGCGGGCTCCGCCGGCTCCACGGGGCGGCGACTTCATCGGCTCGTCCGCGTGTGGCGCATGCCACAAGGGTCCGGAGCACGGGCATCAGTGGGATGTCTGGCGGCGCAGCGATCACGCGCGGGCGTGGGCCGTGTTATCGACGGCGGACGGACGCCGCATCGCGAATGAGATGAAGGTCACGGGCGATCCGCAGATGAGCAAGCAGTGCCTGGGCTGCCACGCGGTGGGCGCCGAAGCGAATGAAGGGGTGGGCTGCGAGGCCTGCCACGGGGCGGGGAAGAAGTACGCGACCGAGACGGTGATGAAGGATCCGGCGGCGGCGAAGGCGGCCGGCCTGCGGATCCCCTCGACAACGGGCTGCAACCATTGCCACCGCGAGACGCACGGCAAGACGTTCGACGCGGCTGCTGCCTGGACGAAGATCGCGCACCCCACGAAGATTCCTCCCCCTCCGGAGGAGATTCGCTACAAGACTCCGCTGAACCTGACATTCCGGCCGCATACGACAGAGCTTTGGGTGACCTGCGAGGCCGGCAACGTGGTGTCGATTGTAGATACGGTTTCCCGCAGGAAGCAGACCGAGATTGCGGTGGGGCATGCGCCCACGGACGTTGCCTTCACACCGGACGGCAAACAGGCGTTCGTATCGAATCGCGAGAGTGACACGGTGAGCGTGATCGACACGGAGCGGCGGCAGGTGACGTCGACACTGAAGGTAGGCGACGAGCCGCATGGCGTTCTGACCGACGCGCAGGGGCGCCGGCTGTACGTGCTGAACACTTCGTCGAACGACATCTATGTCTTCGATGTAGCGACCCTCCAGATTGTGAAGACGCTGTCGGGCGGGCGCGGGCCGTGGTCGCTGGCCTTGTCGCCCAACGGGCGGTCGATCGCCGTAACCAGCACGTTCTCGAACCTGACCGGGTTCCGCAAGCCGTTGAAGTCGGAGATCACGCTTATCGATACAGAGAGGTCGGCCGTGACAGACCGGCCGATGGTGGCGGGGACGAATCTGATGGCCGGCGTTGCCTGGCATCCCAGCGGCGAGTTCGCGCTGGCGACCATGAACCGGACCAAGAACCTGATCCCGATGACGCGGCTGATGCAAGGCTGGACGATCACGAACGGGCTGGCCGTGCTGTGGGCCGATGGCACGGTGGATCAGGTGCTCCTGGATCAACCGGGACAGGGCTTCTCGGACGCGACCGATGTGGCGATCACGAACGATGGGCGATATGCGCTGGTGACTAGCTCGGGTACGGATCGAGTGGCCGTTGTGGATTGCGCCAAGCTCCGGCAGATGTTGAAGACGGCCACGAAGCAGCAGCGCGAAGAGGTGATCCCGAACCATCTGGGCAAGTCCGCGGAGTTTCTGACGGGGTTCATTCCGACGCAGACCAGCCCGCGCGGCGTGACGATGGGGCCAGACGGGCGGTTTGCGTATGTGGCCAACGCGATCGACGACTCCTTGACGGTGATCGACCTGAAGACGCTTCAACCCGCCGGACGCATCAGCCTCGACGGCCCGAAGGAGATCACCCTCCAGCGCAAGGGCGAGCAGTTGTTCCATAACGCGAAGATCTCGTTCCGCAGGCAGTTCGCCTGTCACAGCTGCCATCCGGATGGGCACGTGGACGGAATTACTTATGACATCGAGGCGGACGGCATCGGTGTCAGCCCGGTGGACAACCGGACCCTGCGCGGCATCTACGACACGGCGCCCTTCAAGTGGGAAGGGACCAACGCAACGCTGCGGCGGCAGTGCGGTCCGCGGCTGTCGGTGTTCTTCACGCGCAACCTGCCGTTCACCAACGAGGAACTGGACGCGTTGGACTACTACATCACCACCATTCAGCGCCCCCCCAATCGCCACCATACGCCGGGCGAAATGTATACGCCCGCGCAGAAGCGTGGCAAGGCGATCTTCGAGCGCGGGACGGCGAACGACGGGCGAGTGATTCCTCTGGAAAACCGCTGCGTGACGTGCCACATGCCGCCCTACTACACGAGCCGCAAAAAGTTCGATGTCGGCACCCAGCAGGCACTCGACCGGCAGGGCTTGTTTGACGTGCCGCACCTGAACAACATCTACGATTCAGCGCCATATCTGCACAACGGAATGGCCGCGACCCTGGAAGAGATCTGGACCGTGCATAACCCGTATGACAAGCACGGCGTGACCAACGACATGACAAAGGACCAGCTCAACGATCTGATTGAGTATCTGAAGACCCTATGA